A genome region from Hymenobacter tibetensis includes the following:
- a CDS encoding lipid A deacylase LpxR family protein: protein MRYFCGLFLLLFSLATTQAQRPDSSQTSPDRLVAYTFANDAFFRTDYYFTQGMTLLVVLPGLGHSPVNRILGPVPVSSTRYHGIKLHYDGFTPLRIQDAFIRLNDRPYASYIYADLFRVVNHPTRRFRLTTALNVGVIGPAAGAKGFQTKLHELLDAPTPRGWDYQIQNDLVLGYEAKLEKQLLTLGRGVELVGSAQASLGTLQTYAGAGSRLRVGLLNPYFRNLGVAGRAGRRGQRRAQLYAEGQVEGRVLGYNATLQGGLFRQDNPYTLPASAVHRTVARGTGTLGLGFEGVRLETSAVWVSPEFDGGRTHKWVQFGLQVAF, encoded by the coding sequence ATGCGCTACTTCTGCGGGCTTTTCCTGCTCTTATTTAGTTTAGCTACTACGCAAGCGCAACGCCCCGATAGCAGCCAGACTAGCCCCGACCGCCTAGTGGCGTACACCTTCGCCAACGATGCCTTTTTCCGAACCGACTACTATTTCACGCAAGGCATGACGCTGCTCGTGGTGCTGCCTGGGCTGGGTCATTCGCCAGTCAACCGGATACTGGGGCCGGTGCCCGTGAGCAGTACCCGCTATCATGGCATCAAACTGCACTACGACGGCTTCACCCCGTTGCGCATTCAGGATGCGTTTATTCGCTTGAATGACCGGCCTTATGCCTCCTACATCTACGCCGACCTGTTTCGGGTGGTGAATCACCCCACGCGGCGTTTTCGGTTGACTACCGCGCTAAACGTGGGCGTTATTGGGCCGGCGGCCGGAGCCAAAGGATTCCAAACCAAGCTGCACGAATTGCTGGATGCGCCTACACCCCGCGGCTGGGACTACCAGATTCAGAACGACCTAGTGCTAGGCTATGAGGCAAAGCTGGAAAAACAACTGCTGACCCTAGGACGTGGAGTGGAGCTTGTTGGTTCAGCGCAAGCCTCGTTGGGCACGTTACAAACCTATGCCGGAGCCGGGAGCCGCCTGCGGGTCGGGCTGCTGAATCCGTATTTCCGCAACTTGGGCGTAGCTGGCCGGGCCGGTCGGAGGGGGCAGCGCCGGGCGCAACTGTACGCGGAAGGGCAAGTGGAGGGCCGTGTACTTGGCTACAACGCTACGTTGCAGGGTGGACTTTTCCGCCAAGACAATCCGTATACGTTGCCAGCCAGCGCCGTGCACCGCACGGTAGCTCGTGGGACAGGTACGCTGGGGCTGGGCTTTGAGGGGGTGCGCCTGGAAACTTCTGCCGTGTGGGTGTCGCCGGAATTCGATGGGGGCCGCACGCACAAGTGGGTGCAATTCGGGTTGCAGGTGGCGTTCTAG